The following are encoded in a window of Saccharothrix longispora genomic DNA:
- a CDS encoding acetyl/propionyl/methylcrotonyl-CoA carboxylase subunit alpha — MIRRLLIANRGEVARRVIRTCRELGVSPVAVFSDPDARAPHVREADASVRLPGASPTETYLRADLLVAAALASGADAVHPGYGFLSENASFARAVLDAGLTWVGPDPGVIEAMGSKVAAKERMAAAGVPVLPELDPETATGFPLLVKASAGGGGRGMRVVRSRDRLAGAVAAARREAESAFGDGTVFCEPLLEHARHVEVQVLADAHGTVWALGERECSIQRRHQKIVEETPSPAVTAEARERLFAAATRAAEAIGYVGAGTVEFLYTDDGDFHFLEVNTRLQVEHPVTEEVFGVDLVAWQLAIAEGARLPAEPPSPDGHAVEVRLYAEDPAHDWRPASGVLHRFAVPGGVRVDSGVEDGSEVGVHYDPMLAKVVAWAPTRHAAVRKLAAALERAELHGLVTNRDLLVRVLRHPEFEAGVTHTGFLDQHRLTEPPVTDVRPAALAAALALAERRRDALPLTGAPLGWRNLASQPQRAVFEHGDEVVEVDYRHTRAGVETGVEGLTVVSAARDAVVVERGGVRTAYPVAVYDDRVEVGPVSLRRRPRFPEPEAAVAEGATVAPMPGTVVRVAVEAGQRVEAGAELFVLEAMKMEHRVLAASGGTVTEVLTEAGRQVDAGDVLAVVGEDPLAGSSGGSGR, encoded by the coding sequence ATGATCCGCAGGCTGTTGATCGCGAACCGGGGCGAGGTCGCGCGCCGCGTGATCCGGACGTGCCGCGAACTGGGCGTGTCGCCCGTCGCCGTGTTCTCCGACCCCGACGCCCGCGCCCCCCACGTGCGCGAGGCCGACGCGTCCGTGCGCCTGCCCGGCGCGTCGCCGACCGAGACCTACCTGCGCGCCGACCTGCTGGTGGCCGCCGCGCTCGCGTCGGGCGCGGACGCGGTGCACCCCGGTTACGGGTTCCTGTCCGAGAACGCGTCGTTCGCCCGCGCCGTGCTGGACGCCGGGCTCACCTGGGTCGGCCCCGACCCCGGCGTGATCGAGGCGATGGGCTCGAAGGTCGCCGCGAAGGAGCGGATGGCCGCCGCCGGCGTCCCGGTGCTGCCCGAGCTGGACCCGGAGACCGCCACCGGGTTCCCGCTCCTGGTCAAGGCGTCCGCCGGCGGTGGCGGTCGCGGGATGCGGGTGGTGCGGTCGCGCGACCGGCTGGCCGGGGCGGTGGCCGCCGCCCGGCGCGAGGCGGAGTCGGCGTTCGGCGACGGCACGGTGTTCTGCGAACCCCTGCTGGAGCACGCGCGGCACGTCGAGGTGCAGGTGCTCGCCGACGCGCACGGCACGGTGTGGGCGCTGGGGGAGCGGGAGTGCTCCATCCAGCGGCGGCACCAGAAGATCGTCGAGGAGACGCCGAGCCCGGCCGTCACCGCCGAGGCGCGCGAGCGGCTGTTCGCCGCCGCCACCCGGGCCGCCGAGGCCATCGGGTACGTCGGCGCGGGCACCGTCGAGTTCCTCTACACCGACGACGGCGACTTCCACTTCCTGGAGGTCAACACCCGCCTCCAGGTGGAGCACCCGGTCACCGAGGAGGTGTTCGGCGTCGACCTGGTGGCCTGGCAGCTCGCCATCGCCGAGGGCGCCCGGCTGCCCGCCGAACCGCCGTCCCCGGACGGCCACGCGGTCGAGGTCCGCCTCTACGCCGAGGACCCGGCGCACGACTGGCGGCCCGCGAGCGGCGTGCTGCACCGCTTCGCCGTGCCCGGCGGGGTCCGGGTGGACAGCGGCGTCGAGGACGGCAGCGAGGTCGGCGTGCACTACGACCCGATGCTGGCCAAGGTCGTCGCGTGGGCCCCGACCCGGCACGCCGCGGTGCGCAAGCTGGCCGCCGCGCTGGAGCGGGCCGAGCTGCACGGGCTGGTCACCAACCGCGACCTGCTCGTCCGGGTGCTGCGGCACCCGGAGTTCGAGGCGGGCGTGACGCACACCGGGTTCCTCGACCAGCACCGCCTCACCGAACCCCCGGTGACCGACGTGCGGCCCGCCGCGCTGGCCGCCGCCCTCGCGCTGGCCGAGCGCCGGCGGGACGCCCTGCCGCTGACCGGCGCCCCCCTGGGGTGGCGCAACCTCGCCTCCCAGCCGCAGCGGGCGGTGTTCGAGCACGGCGACGAGGTGGTCGAGGTCGACTACCGGCACACCCGCGCGGGCGTGGAGACCGGGGTCGAGGGCCTGACCGTGGTGTCGGCGGCACGCGACGCGGTGGTGGTCGAGCGCGGCGGCGTGCGCACGGCGTACCCGGTCGCGGTCTACGACGACCGGGTGGAGGTGGGCCCGGTGTCGCTGCGACGGCGCCCCCGCTTCCCCGAGCCGGAGGCGGCGGTGGCCGAGGGGGCGACCGTCGCGCCCATGCCCGGCACGGTCGTCCGGGTCGCGGTCGAGGCGGGGCAGCGGGTCGAGGCCGGCGCGGAGCTGTTCGTGCTGGAGGCCATGAAGATGGAGCACCGGGTGCTCGCCGCGTCCGGGGGAACGGTCACCGAGGTCCTGACCGAGGCGGGCCGGCAGGTCGACGCGGGCGACGTGCTCGCCGTCGTGGGCGAGGACCCGCTTGCCGGGTCGAGTGGAGGTTCCGGGCGATGA
- a CDS encoding acyl-CoA carboxylase subunit beta, with amino-acid sequence MTTLRTAVDTRSPDYAENREALLAKLAELDAEQAKALAGGGPKYTERHHRRGKLLARERVELLVDPDSPFLELSPLAAWGTDYPVGASVVTGIGVVEGVECVIVANDPTVRGGASNPWTLRKTFRANDIALQNRLPLIGLVESGGADLPSQSEIFIPGGRAFRDLTRLSAAGIPTISAVFGNATAGGAYVPGMSDYVIMVKDRSKVFLGGPPLVKMATGEESDDESLGGARMHGTTSGLADFVAADEVDAIRLTRRVVARLNRRKLGPAPKPAEPPLFDEEELLGLVPTDLRVPFDPREVIARLVDGSRFDEFKPDYGAALVTGWADLHGYPVGVLANARGVLFSEEAQKAAQFIQLANSGDTPLLFLQNTTGYMVGARYEQGGIIKHGAMMINAVSNSRVPHLTVVMGASYGAGNYGMCGRAYDPRFLFTWPNAKSAVMGPAQLAGVLSIVARQAAAAKGQEYAEEHDAAMRRMVEGQIEQQSLAAFLSGRLYDDGVIDPRDTRTVLGLCLSAIHSGPIRGAEGYGVFRM; translated from the coding sequence ATGACGACGTTGCGCACGGCGGTGGACACCCGGTCGCCGGACTACGCCGAGAACAGGGAGGCGTTGCTGGCCAAGCTGGCCGAGCTGGACGCCGAACAGGCCAAGGCCCTCGCGGGCGGCGGGCCGAAGTACACCGAGCGGCACCACCGGCGCGGCAAGCTGCTGGCGCGCGAGCGCGTCGAGCTGCTCGTCGACCCGGACAGCCCGTTCCTGGAGCTGTCGCCGCTGGCCGCCTGGGGCACCGACTACCCGGTGGGCGCGAGCGTGGTGACGGGCATCGGCGTGGTCGAAGGCGTCGAGTGCGTGATCGTGGCCAACGACCCCACCGTGCGCGGCGGCGCGAGCAACCCGTGGACGCTGCGCAAGACGTTCCGCGCCAACGACATCGCGCTGCAGAACCGCCTGCCGCTGATCGGGCTGGTCGAGTCCGGCGGGGCCGACCTGCCCAGCCAGAGCGAGATCTTCATCCCCGGCGGGCGGGCGTTCCGCGACCTGACCCGGCTGTCGGCGGCGGGCATCCCGACGATCAGCGCCGTGTTCGGCAACGCCACGGCGGGCGGCGCGTACGTGCCGGGCATGTCCGACTACGTGATCATGGTCAAGGACCGCTCGAAGGTGTTCCTCGGCGGGCCGCCGCTGGTGAAGATGGCTACCGGCGAGGAGTCCGACGACGAGTCGCTGGGCGGCGCGCGGATGCACGGCACCACGTCCGGGCTGGCGGACTTCGTGGCCGCCGACGAGGTCGACGCGATCCGGCTGACCCGGCGCGTGGTGGCCCGGTTGAACCGGCGCAAGCTCGGGCCCGCGCCGAAACCCGCCGAGCCGCCGCTGTTCGACGAGGAGGAGCTGCTCGGGCTCGTGCCGACGGACCTGCGCGTGCCGTTCGACCCGCGCGAGGTGATCGCCCGGCTGGTGGACGGCTCGCGGTTCGACGAGTTCAAGCCCGACTACGGCGCCGCCCTCGTGACGGGCTGGGCGGACCTGCACGGCTACCCGGTCGGGGTGCTGGCCAACGCGCGCGGCGTGCTGTTCAGCGAGGAGGCGCAGAAGGCGGCGCAGTTCATCCAGCTCGCCAACAGCGGCGACACGCCGTTGCTGTTCCTCCAGAACACCACCGGCTACATGGTCGGCGCCCGGTACGAGCAGGGCGGCATCATCAAGCACGGCGCGATGATGATCAACGCCGTGTCGAACAGCCGCGTGCCGCACCTGACCGTGGTGATGGGCGCGTCCTACGGCGCGGGCAACTACGGCATGTGCGGCCGGGCCTACGACCCGAGGTTCCTGTTCACCTGGCCCAACGCCAAGTCGGCCGTGATGGGGCCCGCGCAGCTCGCGGGCGTGCTGTCGATCGTGGCGCGGCAGGCGGCGGCGGCGAAGGGGCAGGAGTACGCCGAGGAGCACGACGCGGCCATGCGGCGGATGGTCGAGGGGCAGATCGAGCAGCAGTCCCTGGCGGCGTTCCTGTCCGGCCGGCTCTACGACGACGGCGTGATCGACCCGCGCGACACCCGCACGGTGCTCGGGCTGTGCCTGTCGGCGATCCACAGTGGACCGATCAGGGGCGCCGAGGGCTACGGCGTCTTCCGGATGTGA
- a CDS encoding acyl-CoA dehydrogenase family protein: protein MSTGELFDTPERRDLRATVRRFTEREVVPHLDEWERAGELPRSLHRAAASIGLLGVGFPESVGGAGDLLDTVVVTEELIQAGGSSGLVAGLLTHGIAVPHIVDAGDRAQVDRFARPALAGELIGSLAITEPGGGSDVAALRTTARRDGDHYVVNGAKAFITSGTRADFVTTAVRTGGPGFQGISLLVVERGTPGFGVDRRLEKMGWHCSDTADLSFVDARVPVANLVGGENAGFGLVMRQFQAERISLAVQAYATAQRALDLAVAHVRQRETFGKPLIARQVVAHRLVEMAQRVDLARTYTREVAVRAARGEEVVAQVCFAKNAAVEACSFVVDAAVQLHGGAGYLRDAEVERHYRDARVLGIGGGATEVMTELAARRLGYTA, encoded by the coding sequence GTGAGCACGGGAGAGCTGTTCGACACGCCGGAGCGGCGGGACCTGCGCGCGACCGTGCGGCGGTTCACCGAGCGGGAGGTCGTGCCGCACCTGGACGAGTGGGAGCGCGCGGGCGAGCTGCCGCGTTCGCTGCACCGCGCGGCGGCGTCGATCGGGTTGCTGGGCGTCGGCTTCCCCGAGTCCGTCGGCGGCGCGGGCGACCTGCTCGACACCGTCGTGGTCACCGAGGAGCTGATCCAGGCGGGCGGCTCGTCCGGCCTGGTGGCGGGGCTGCTCACGCACGGCATCGCGGTGCCGCACATCGTGGACGCGGGCGACCGGGCGCAGGTCGACCGGTTCGCCCGGCCGGCCCTGGCGGGCGAGCTGATCGGGTCACTGGCCATCACCGAACCCGGTGGCGGGTCGGACGTGGCCGCGCTGCGCACCACCGCGCGCCGCGACGGCGACCACTACGTCGTCAACGGCGCGAAGGCGTTCATCACCTCCGGGACGCGGGCGGACTTCGTGACCACGGCCGTGCGCACCGGCGGGCCGGGCTTCCAGGGCATCAGCCTCCTCGTGGTGGAGCGCGGCACGCCGGGCTTCGGCGTGGACCGGCGGCTGGAGAAGATGGGCTGGCACTGCTCCGACACCGCAGACCTGTCCTTCGTGGACGCCCGCGTGCCGGTGGCGAACCTCGTGGGCGGGGAGAACGCCGGGTTCGGGCTGGTCATGCGGCAGTTCCAGGCGGAGCGGATCTCGCTGGCCGTGCAGGCGTACGCGACGGCGCAGCGCGCGCTGGACCTCGCGGTGGCGCACGTCCGGCAGCGGGAGACGTTCGGCAAGCCGCTGATCGCGCGGCAGGTCGTGGCGCACCGGCTCGTGGAGATGGCGCAGCGCGTCGACCTCGCCCGCACCTACACCCGCGAGGTGGCGGTGCGGGCGGCGCGGGGCGAGGAGGTCGTGGCGCAGGTGTGCTTCGCGAAGAACGCGGCCGTCGAGGCGTGCTCGTTCGTCGTGGACGCCGCCGTCCAGCTGCACGGCGGCGCCGGCTACCTGCGCGACGCGGAGGTGGAGCGGCACTACCGGGACGCGCGCGTCCTCGGCATCGGGGGCGGCGCGACCGAGGTGATGACCGAGCTGGCGGCCAGGCGATTGGGGTACACGGCATGA